One window of Chamaesiphon minutus PCC 6605 genomic DNA carries:
- a CDS encoding response regulator: MVAEYLTLDRLATQLSEIKHQHFSGHILLKSTLGHEWCLYVYLGRILYATGGSHPIRRWVRNSTLAGVDVSTAEDLQVRIEALTNVSALTPTELNSCWEYYLLVNWAKQGRIGRDALIKHIQTTIVEVLFDIVQAEEVSYEQIDRDRLSPQLTLIDLDRAFGIAVQQQQQWQQVGLAEILPDRAIKIVAPTDFQQIVSPSAYQALRFVLDGEHSIREIAAKARKTPVAIGQSFRAHLDSGMLSLVDLPDFTSPIASSKHSRSFKSSSIVCIDDSPFVCDRLEQIFKQEGYQFISVMDSLKAIPIVVAKKPDLIFLDLVMPNANGYEICSRLRKIGAFQNTPIVILTGNDGVIDRVRAKVVGATDFLTKPVQSELVLEVARKYLSPILTK, from the coding sequence ATGGTTGCTGAATATCTAACGCTCGATCGCTTGGCTACTCAGTTGAGTGAGATCAAGCACCAACACTTCAGTGGACATATATTACTCAAAAGTACATTGGGACACGAGTGGTGTCTTTATGTCTACCTGGGTCGGATCCTCTATGCGACAGGAGGTAGCCATCCAATTCGCCGTTGGGTGAGAAATTCAACGCTTGCAGGCGTAGATGTCAGCACGGCGGAGGATCTGCAAGTCCGAATCGAGGCACTGACTAATGTTTCGGCATTAACCCCAACCGAGCTAAATAGCTGTTGGGAGTACTATCTCTTGGTCAATTGGGCCAAACAAGGAAGAATTGGCCGCGATGCCTTAATCAAACACATTCAAACCACGATCGTAGAGGTATTGTTTGATATCGTTCAAGCCGAAGAAGTGAGCTACGAACAAATCGATCGAGATCGCCTCAGTCCACAGTTGACATTGATCGATCTCGATCGAGCCTTTGGCATTGCCGTCCAACAACAGCAGCAATGGCAACAGGTGGGACTAGCAGAAATATTACCCGATCGGGCGATTAAAATTGTGGCTCCGACCGATTTTCAACAGATAGTTTCGCCATCTGCCTATCAGGCACTTAGATTTGTGCTAGATGGAGAACATAGTATTCGCGAGATTGCTGCGAAGGCGCGAAAAACACCTGTCGCGATCGGACAATCATTTCGAGCGCATTTAGATTCGGGAATGCTCAGCTTGGTCGATCTGCCCGACTTTACCAGTCCAATTGCGTCCAGCAAGCATTCACGGAGCTTTAAATCTTCATCGATCGTCTGTATCGATGATAGCCCCTTCGTGTGCGATCGCTTGGAACAAATTTTCAAACAAGAGGGTTATCAATTTATCAGCGTGATGGATTCGCTCAAAGCCATTCCGATCGTCGTTGCCAAAAAGCCGGACTTAATTTTTCTAGATTTGGTGATGCCTAATGCCAATGGCTATGAAATTTGTAGTCGGTTGCGAAAAATCGGTGCTTTTCAAAATACCCCAATTGTAATTTTGACAGGTAATGATGGGGTGATCGATCGGGTTAGAGCGAAGGTAGTCGGTGCCACTGACTTTTTGACTAAACCAGTGCAATCAGAATTGGTATTAGAAGTCGCGCGCAAGTATTTAAGTCCAATTTTAACCAAATAA
- a CDS encoding response regulator, whose translation MATKISTALIVEDVRTDLMILTSYLESLGWRVITAMNGEEALTYLSNNKPDIVFLDVVLPGRSGFEICRTIKSQTETEKIPVVMCSTKNTDMDRFWGLKQGADLYLTKPVNRHDFMDVIQKLGN comes from the coding sequence ATGGCAACTAAAATATCTACAGCATTGATTGTTGAGGATGTTCGGACCGATCTGATGATTTTGACTAGTTACTTAGAAAGTTTAGGCTGGCGAGTAATTACGGCAATGAATGGCGAAGAAGCCTTGACTTATTTAAGTAATAACAAACCAGATATTGTCTTTTTAGATGTAGTTTTACCAGGCAGAAGTGGTTTTGAAATTTGTCGGACGATCAAGTCTCAGACAGAAACAGAAAAGATTCCAGTGGTCATGTGTTCGACAAAGAATACCGACATGGATCGATTTTGGGGATTAAAACAAGGGGCGGATCTCTACTTGACCAAGCCAGTAAATAGACACGACTTTATGGATGTCATTCAAAAGTTAGGTAATTAA
- a CDS encoding chemotaxis protein CheW: MNVASDSQMRRSPSVVESALKQQQFLRFTIQPDLVALIEIDAHTQQRRSSLREGSSSERFPSERFANANANALKSEETSDLSASRPQRQQVTELLNIPLDRVVPMPHLPPTVMGVYNWRGEILWIVDLAKLLGLDTSARTDRSLQPTIVLTSITESDLSHGSGENRSVSTIGLVVDAIAEIEWHSLETTHIRAPNHIYPELLPWSRGVWQSVTGENLLVLDGRSILDRADFHADV, translated from the coding sequence TTGAACGTAGCCAGCGATAGTCAAATGCGTCGATCGCCATCAGTTGTTGAGTCCGCGCTGAAGCAGCAGCAATTTTTGAGATTTACGATTCAACCCGATCTCGTGGCTTTAATTGAGATCGATGCTCATACTCAGCAACGACGCAGCTCCCTTCGGGAAGGCTCCTCTTCGGAACGCTTTCCTTCGGAACGCTTCGCAAACGCGAACGCGAACGCACTTAAATCGGAGGAAACCTCCGATTTAAGTGCGTCAAGACCGCAACGCCAACAAGTTACCGAACTATTGAACATTCCACTGGATCGAGTGGTACCGATGCCCCATCTACCACCGACGGTAATGGGTGTTTACAATTGGCGGGGCGAAATCCTCTGGATTGTCGATTTGGCCAAATTATTAGGGCTGGACACTTCAGCTCGCACCGATCGGAGTCTCCAGCCGACAATCGTGTTAACAAGTATTACCGAGAGCGATCTAAGTCATGGATCTGGCGAAAATCGATCGGTAAGTACGATCGGCTTAGTCGTAGATGCCATTGCGGAGATCGAATGGCACTCGCTAGAGACGACTCATATTCGCGCACCGAACCACATCTATCCTGAATTATTACCGTGGTCGCGGGGGGTGTGGCAATCGGTAACGGGTGAAAATTTGCTGGTGTTGGATGGGCGATCGATCTTAGATCGAGCCGATTTTCATGCTGATGTCTAG